Proteins encoded within one genomic window of Amycolatopsis sp. 2-15:
- a CDS encoding type I polyketide synthase, with amino-acid sequence MSDEQEKLRHFLKRAIAELRETRDRLHETESGLREPIAIVGMGCRFPGEVTSPEDLWDVVLGGRDVTSDFPTDRGWDAAGLRAGGSATGRGGFLHDAAEFDAGFFGIPPREATAMDPQQRLLLETTWEALERADIKPEVLRGTRTGVFVGSNSQDYVHTSLKARDELEGYLLTGSSSSVLSGRVAYLLGLEGPAVTVDTACSASLVALHWATQSLRLGECDLALVGGVSVMSTPEVFIDFSLQGGLAPDGRCKSFADAADGAGFAEGAGVLVVERLSRAQELGHRVLAVVRGSAINQDGASNGLTAPNGPAQQRVISDALANAGLTSAEIDAAEAHGTGTRLGDPIEAQALLATLGQGREEGHPLWLGSVKSNIGHVQAAAGIAGIVKMTQAMRHGVLPQTLHVDRPTTHVDWSAGSVRLLTERVPWPETGRPRRAGVSGFGISGTNAHVVLEQAPESAELAATPDDGAPRPVLVSGRSEEALRDQAGRLRSVLERGPEVGVADLAWSSATTRTSFGHRAVVVAADRAEALSGLQALAAGTTDPAVVSGATGAVGRVAMTFSGQGAQRVGMGRELSARFPVFAEALAEVCALLDPLLAGEHALREVMFADADSLDRTGYTQPALFAWQSAWFRLLQSWGVRPDFLMGHSIGEISAAHVAGVFSLEDACTLVAARANLMQALPGGGAMLAVAAGETELAPVLVGYEVDIAAVNAAEAVVVSGAEDTIEDLRRVLGERGYRTSRLRVSHAFHSARMDPMLDGFRAAIGGMTFHEPVIPLVSTVAGGDVTTVDYWVRHVREPVRFADGVTTLHKNGTTVFLEAGPRSTLSPMIHSDLDPEQTTVVAAVRKDRDEAAGAVAAVAHLHVAGIDVDWPAVIGVRGRRIDLPTYAFQRRRYWPDVPAPTVHTGASEEGALLRLGWVGVDTHPGRELDVVRVRDAIELADLVGTAPDAVLVPLYERGTDPDHDIVEAVYTGTVEVLDLLRSWLANPGLSDTRLVFQTRYAVRTTESEPSPDLAAAAVWGLVKSAQAEHPDRFVLLDHDTPPSPAVLAAALATAEPQLAVRGDRIVVPRLERASETPSDPERWKRGTVLITGGTSGLGAALARHLVSHRGADRLLLLSRQGARAAGAAQLLAELTDLGAEVTMAACDVADRAELAGVLADHGPVTAVVHAAGVLADATIESLTPEALVRVLAPKVRGAWNLHELTRGTELSAFVMFSSLSGLLGAAGQGNYAAANTVLDAFAQYRRAQGLPALSLAWGAWSEQGGMTGTLSRQDLQRLASAGLAPMTAAQGFALFDRAVTVDEALVAATRLDDTARSTRPYRLLESLVTPPPARAGAEAPELSTMDSGDRIGALADLVRAQLAEVLGHGSPDDIELTVPFEEFGMDSLTSIELRNRLGKLVGLRLPATVIFDHESPAKLAEYLSGVVGTTKASPVSAGAGSFDVLGQAFWSAVDTGRVDEGVELARTVAKLRPTFSTASELDDGVRIVPLSPPGSGPRLILVPPLVALTGAHLYTRFAAALPGAVVSSFELPGFAEGEKLPVGRESVIEVLAEAAAKYADGKPFFLGGYSSGGILAHELALVLADRGSAPEGIVFVDTYEINDGNKYFADFQREVFEHMRERENPAAPLNGTRLSAHTWYFETFADWKPAPVPFRSLLVRATKPMRGMTGDWQASFESVSRTADALGDHYEIMERTVDVTARAVLAWLDEKQADAGEESA; translated from the coding sequence ATGAGCGACGAGCAGGAAAAGCTCCGGCACTTCCTGAAGCGGGCGATCGCGGAGCTGCGTGAGACGCGGGACCGCCTGCACGAGACCGAATCCGGCCTGCGCGAACCGATCGCGATCGTCGGAATGGGCTGCCGGTTCCCCGGCGAGGTGACCTCACCCGAGGACTTGTGGGACGTCGTCCTCGGCGGCCGGGACGTGACATCAGACTTCCCCACCGACCGCGGCTGGGACGCGGCGGGCTTGCGCGCCGGGGGATCGGCCACCGGGCGGGGCGGTTTCCTCCACGACGCCGCCGAGTTCGACGCGGGGTTCTTCGGCATCCCCCCGCGTGAGGCGACGGCGATGGACCCCCAGCAGCGGCTGCTGCTGGAGACCACCTGGGAAGCCCTGGAACGAGCGGACATCAAACCCGAAGTGCTGCGCGGCACCCGGACCGGAGTGTTCGTCGGATCGAACTCGCAGGACTACGTCCACACCTCCTTGAAGGCCCGCGACGAGCTCGAGGGCTACCTGCTCACCGGCAGCTCGTCGAGCGTGCTGTCGGGGCGCGTCGCCTATCTGCTGGGGCTGGAAGGACCCGCGGTCACGGTGGACACCGCGTGCTCGGCGTCACTGGTCGCCCTGCATTGGGCCACCCAGTCCCTGCGCCTCGGCGAGTGCGATCTGGCGCTGGTCGGGGGTGTCTCGGTCATGTCCACGCCGGAGGTGTTCATCGACTTCTCCCTCCAAGGCGGACTCGCGCCCGACGGCCGGTGCAAGTCGTTCGCCGACGCCGCGGACGGTGCCGGTTTCGCCGAGGGCGCCGGCGTCCTGGTCGTGGAGCGGTTGTCGCGGGCGCAGGAGCTGGGGCACCGGGTGCTGGCGGTGGTGCGGGGCTCGGCGATCAACCAGGACGGCGCGTCCAACGGGCTCACGGCCCCCAATGGCCCGGCCCAGCAACGGGTCATCAGTGACGCGCTGGCCAACGCCGGACTCACCTCGGCGGAGATCGACGCCGCCGAAGCCCACGGCACCGGCACCCGGCTCGGGGATCCCATCGAGGCCCAGGCGCTGCTCGCCACCTTAGGGCAGGGGCGGGAGGAAGGGCATCCGCTGTGGCTCGGGTCGGTGAAGTCCAACATCGGGCACGTGCAAGCCGCGGCGGGGATCGCGGGCATCGTCAAGATGACCCAGGCCATGCGCCACGGCGTCTTGCCGCAGACGCTGCACGTGGACCGGCCCACCACCCATGTGGACTGGAGCGCCGGGTCGGTGCGGTTGCTGACCGAGCGGGTTCCGTGGCCGGAGACGGGCCGGCCGCGGCGGGCGGGGGTGTCGGGGTTCGGGATCAGTGGCACGAACGCCCACGTCGTTCTCGAGCAGGCACCCGAGTCTGCCGAGTTGGCGGCGACGCCGGATGACGGTGCGCCGAGGCCGGTGCTGGTGTCGGGCCGGTCTGAGGAGGCTCTGCGTGACCAGGCAGGCCGGCTGAGGTCGGTGTTGGAGCGGGGTCCTGAGGTCGGAGTGGCGGACCTGGCGTGGTCGTCGGCGACCACGCGCACGAGTTTCGGTCATCGCGCGGTGGTGGTGGCCGCGGACCGGGCCGAGGCGCTGTCGGGGCTGCAGGCGTTGGCCGCCGGTACGACCGATCCGGCTGTGGTATCCGGGGCGACGGGGGCCGTGGGCCGCGTCGCGATGACGTTTTCCGGGCAGGGCGCGCAGCGGGTGGGGATGGGTCGTGAGTTGTCGGCTCGGTTCCCGGTTTTCGCTGAAGCTTTGGCTGAGGTGTGTGCGTTGCTGGATCCGTTGTTGGCGGGCGAACACGCGTTGCGTGAGGTGATGTTCGCGGACGCGGATTCGCTGGATCGGACGGGTTATACGCAGCCTGCGTTGTTCGCCTGGCAGAGCGCGTGGTTCCGCCTGCTGCAGTCGTGGGGGGTTCGGCCTGATTTTCTGATGGGGCATTCGATCGGTGAGATCAGCGCGGCTCACGTGGCCGGTGTGTTCTCTCTTGAGGACGCGTGCACGCTGGTCGCGGCGCGGGCCAATCTGATGCAGGCTTTGCCGGGCGGCGGGGCCATGCTGGCCGTCGCGGCCGGTGAAACCGAACTCGCACCCGTCCTGGTCGGCTACGAGGTCGACATCGCGGCCGTCAACGCCGCGGAGGCTGTGGTGGTGTCCGGGGCTGAGGACACGATCGAGGATCTCCGCCGCGTGCTGGGGGAGCGAGGTTACCGGACTTCGCGGCTGCGGGTCAGCCACGCGTTCCACTCGGCTCGCATGGATCCGATGCTGGACGGGTTCCGCGCGGCGATCGGGGGGATGACGTTCCACGAGCCGGTCATTCCCCTGGTGTCCACTGTGGCCGGTGGTGACGTGACCACTGTGGACTACTGGGTCCGGCACGTGCGCGAGCCGGTGCGCTTCGCCGACGGTGTCACCACGCTCCACAAAAACGGCACCACGGTGTTCCTCGAAGCCGGACCTCGCAGCACCCTGTCCCCGATGATCCACTCCGACCTCGATCCGGAGCAGACGACCGTCGTCGCCGCGGTCCGCAAGGACCGGGACGAGGCCGCCGGAGCTGTCGCCGCCGTCGCGCACCTGCATGTCGCGGGAATCGACGTGGACTGGCCCGCGGTGATCGGGGTCCGAGGCCGTCGCATCGACCTGCCGACGTATGCGTTCCAACGCCGGCGCTATTGGCCGGACGTCCCCGCACCGACCGTCCACACCGGAGCATCCGAGGAAGGTGCACTCCTCCGCTTGGGCTGGGTCGGCGTCGACACCCACCCCGGCCGCGAACTCGACGTGGTCCGGGTGCGTGATGCGATCGAGCTGGCGGACCTCGTCGGCACGGCCCCGGACGCGGTGCTGGTTCCCTTGTACGAGCGCGGCACCGACCCGGACCACGACATCGTCGAGGCCGTGTACACGGGCACGGTCGAGGTACTGGACCTGCTGCGTTCCTGGCTGGCGAACCCCGGACTGTCCGACACCCGGCTGGTGTTCCAGACCCGTTACGCCGTCCGGACGACCGAATCCGAACCGAGCCCGGACCTGGCCGCCGCCGCGGTGTGGGGGCTGGTCAAGTCGGCCCAGGCGGAGCACCCGGACCGCTTCGTCCTCCTCGACCACGACACGCCGCCCTCGCCCGCCGTGCTGGCCGCCGCCCTCGCCACCGCGGAACCTCAGCTCGCCGTCCGCGGTGACCGGATCGTAGTCCCGCGTCTGGAGCGGGCCTCCGAAACGCCATCGGATCCCGAGCGCTGGAAGCGCGGAACGGTGCTGATCACGGGTGGTACCAGCGGACTGGGCGCCGCACTCGCCCGGCACCTCGTGAGTCACCGCGGCGCGGACCGCCTGTTGTTGCTCAGCCGGCAAGGCGCGCGGGCGGCGGGTGCGGCGCAGCTGCTGGCCGAGCTGACCGACCTGGGTGCCGAGGTCACGATGGCGGCCTGCGACGTCGCCGACCGGGCCGAGCTGGCCGGGGTCCTGGCCGACCACGGGCCGGTGACCGCGGTCGTGCACGCCGCTGGTGTGCTGGCAGACGCGACGATCGAGTCGCTGACCCCCGAAGCGCTCGTCCGGGTGCTGGCGCCCAAGGTGCGGGGCGCGTGGAACCTGCACGAGCTCACCCGGGGCACCGAGCTGTCCGCCTTCGTCATGTTCTCCTCCTTGTCGGGCCTGCTGGGCGCGGCCGGGCAGGGCAACTACGCCGCCGCCAACACCGTCCTCGACGCGTTCGCCCAGTACCGGCGGGCGCAGGGCCTTCCGGCCCTTTCGCTGGCCTGGGGGGCGTGGTCGGAGCAAGGCGGCATGACCGGCACCCTGTCCCGTCAGGACTTGCAGCGCCTGGCGAGCGCGGGCCTGGCGCCGATGACCGCGGCGCAAGGGTTCGCGTTGTTCGACCGGGCCGTGACCGTCGACGAAGCACTCGTCGCCGCGACGCGGCTCGACGACACGGCACGGTCCACCCGGCCGTATCGGCTGCTCGAGTCGCTGGTCACCCCGCCACCGGCACGAGCCGGCGCCGAGGCCCCAGAACTCTCCACGATGGACTCCGGCGACCGGATCGGGGCGCTGGCCGACCTGGTCCGCGCCCAGCTGGCGGAGGTGCTCGGGCACGGGTCACCGGACGACATCGAGCTCACCGTGCCGTTCGAGGAGTTCGGCATGGACTCGCTCACCTCGATCGAGCTGCGCAACCGGCTCGGCAAGCTCGTCGGGCTGCGGCTGCCGGCGACCGTGATCTTCGACCACGAGAGTCCCGCGAAACTGGCGGAATACCTGAGCGGCGTTGTCGGCACCACGAAGGCGAGCCCCGTGTCCGCCGGCGCGGGTTCGTTCGACGTCCTCGGCCAAGCGTTCTGGTCCGCGGTGGACACCGGGCGAGTGGACGAGGGGGTCGAGCTCGCGCGCACCGTCGCGAAGCTCCGCCCGACGTTCAGCACGGCGTCCGAACTGGACGATGGGGTACGGATCGTGCCGCTGTCACCGCCGGGTTCCGGTCCGCGGCTGATCCTGGTGCCGCCGTTGGTCGCCTTGACCGGCGCTCACCTGTATACGAGGTTCGCCGCGGCGCTGCCGGGCGCTGTCGTCTCGTCCTTCGAGCTGCCGGGATTCGCCGAAGGCGAGAAGCTGCCGGTCGGCCGGGAATCCGTGATCGAGGTGCTCGCGGAGGCCGCCGCGAAGTATGCCGACGGCAAGCCGTTTTTCCTCGGTGGATACTCGTCGGGCGGGATCCTGGCGCACGAGCTGGCGCTGGTCCTCGCCGACCGCGGCAGCGCGCCCGAGGGCATCGTCTTCGTCGACACCTACGAGATCAACGACGGGAACAAGTACTTCGCCGACTTCCAGCGCGAAGTGTTCGAGCACATGCGGGAGCGGGAAAATCCGGCCGCGCCGCTCAACGGGACCCGGCTTTCGGCCCACACCTGGTACTTCGAGACCTTCGCGGACTGGAAACCGGCGCCGGTGCCGTTCCGGTCGCTCCTCGTCCGGGCCACGAAGCCGATGCGCGGCATGACCGGCGACTGGCAGGCGTCGTTCGAGTCGGTGTCGCGAACGGCCGACGCCCTCGGCGACCACTACGAGATCATGGAGAGAACCGTCGACGTCACGGCACGCGCGGTTCTCGCCTGGCTCGACGAGAAGCAGGCTGATGCAGGGGAGGAGAGCGCGTGA
- a CDS encoding thioesterase II family protein, whose product MTSTDEGLWFRRFAGAAGADHRVVCFPHAGGSAPFFKPMALALAPDVDVVAVQYPGRQDRRHEPPMDRISDLADGISAAMDGILDRPLTFLGHSMGAVVAFEVARRLADDPRFRLVRLFASGRPSPALSRPGRVHRLDDDGLVAEIESLGGTDTRLLREPEIRAMILPAVRADYRAVETYRFDAGKPLDSPITALIGTDDPHTTVAEAQDWATHTTAPCELVEFPGGHFFVVDHASRIVDLVASRHGRA is encoded by the coding sequence GTGACCTCGACCGACGAGGGCCTGTGGTTCCGGCGGTTCGCCGGCGCCGCAGGAGCCGACCACCGGGTGGTGTGCTTTCCGCACGCGGGCGGCTCCGCGCCCTTCTTCAAACCGATGGCACTGGCGCTGGCCCCGGACGTCGACGTAGTGGCCGTGCAGTACCCCGGGCGTCAGGATCGGCGCCACGAACCGCCGATGGACCGGATCAGCGACCTGGCCGACGGCATTTCCGCGGCCATGGACGGAATCCTGGACCGTCCGCTGACGTTCCTGGGGCACAGCATGGGCGCCGTCGTCGCGTTCGAGGTGGCGCGCCGGCTGGCCGACGACCCGCGGTTCCGCTTGGTCCGCCTGTTCGCGTCCGGCCGCCCTTCGCCCGCACTGAGCCGGCCCGGTCGCGTTCACCGACTCGACGACGACGGCCTGGTCGCGGAAATCGAATCCCTCGGCGGCACGGACACCCGGCTGCTGCGCGAACCGGAGATCCGGGCCATGATCCTGCCGGCCGTGCGCGCCGACTACCGCGCGGTCGAGACCTACCGCTTCGACGCGGGCAAGCCGCTGGATTCACCCATCACCGCCTTGATCGGCACGGACGATCCACACACGACCGTCGCCGAGGCCCAGGACTGGGCGACGCATACTACGGCGCCCTGCGAGCTGGTCGAGTTCCCCGGCGGTCACTTCTTCGTCGTGGACCACGCGTCGAGGATCGTCGACCTGGTCGCGTCACGGCATGGGAGGGCTTGA